The DNA sequence CCTCTGCGCACAGACGTgggcacacccacacacacgcagggacagagcgggagggagcgagagagaggggggtagagagagagagagagagagcccagtTGAGAGGGTGTAGGAGCCGCACACCTGGGTGAGCTGCCCTCCTTCTTGGAGACGTTGAGGTGGAAGATGGAGGGCGCCAGGCACACAGCCAGGTTCCCCGCAGTCATCTGGTTGCCCAGGGCGGAGGCGATGTCACTCAGGAAGTACAGCAGGGTCTGCAGCACCTCCCTGCTCTCGTCCGGCAGCAGGATGACCGCAGCCTGGGcggcctgcagctgctgctccttaggaacccctgagagagagagagagacagagagagagagagagagagacagagagggatagagaaagagagagagggagagagagatattgttaaaattctgtttaCAGAAATGGACTGAAATTAAACTTTTCATGTCAATACAGAACTGAAGCACTTATGCTTAGTAGTGAAGACTCCTTTATTGCACAAAACGAcgacataaataaaataagactaacatatttatgtattacaCGGGGGAAAAGGAAGATAGAGAAATAGAGATAGACAGGAAGAGATAGAcaaagacagtgagagagaaccATCTAtgtcattatttgtatttaaacgGACacatatagagagagagagagagagagagagagagagagagacatgggaAAGGAATGGGttgggggagatagagagagggagagagggtaagagagaAGGACTTAGGGTTAGACAGAGAGATATGAGGAGATGGGGCAGGGTGAAGTCAGAgtgaggaagggggtgggaTGATGGGAGGGTTAGAGTCAGATATTAAGGAATGGGGGGGGTGAGAAATATAGAGTAGACCCCCTGAGATAGAACCTCTTTGTCTAACTTTAATagcatttcaagttttttttttttttttaaactaaagttTGGTTTGGTGTCATGTTTGTCTTTAGCCATCAGTGAAAATAAGGGCCTGGATAAGACATAATTACACATGCTACGTCTGGGTCGGTCAATTACTCTGTAATTAGTCTGTTTTTATCTTCAGTTTAGTTCTATTGTAACTGACAGAACAATAGAGATGTAAGACACTGGGGGGAGGTGTAGGGTGATCGGGCGGGGGGGTAAACTAAGAGGGGCGTGGCTGACAGGAGGGATGGGGGCCGGTCCTGGGACTCTCGGCTCCCAGGGTAAGAGGAGTGACCTCTGCTCTGGGGCGGATCCGAACCCCGCTCGACACAAAAAAGGGAAGCGGAGGAAGTGTCAGCTCTATTGTTTTTAAAGCAGGAACcgagaaaaaaaagtggaacGGCGTTGTCAAGAAAAACTCCAGAGCGacaacacgtttttttttctgtcgctccatctgtttgcatgtgaacttttttttgtcaattgCAACTTTATGAGTATAATTAAGTCTGCCAGAGTCAAGGAAggcaagaaacaaacaaatccGAGAAGAtgttacaaaagtgcatataaGTCAAGAAACTGTCAGCGATGCTGGAAGAAGCACACTGACAGATGGTTGAAGCACATAAGGAATTTCATTTGTACGTGAAATTAAACTGGTACTGGCCGGCACGTCTCTGACAGTCTGGACATGAACACAGGCTGACACTGGTGCATCTCCAGAAATGCCAGAAAGTTTGGCCATGAACACAGACTGACACTGGTACATCTCCAAGAATAGTTGCAAGTTTGGCCATGAACACAGACTGACATTGGTACATCTCCAGAAATGCCAGTGACTTTAGCCATGAACACAAGCTAACCCTGGTACAGCTACACCTCTGTGTTTGAGTTTGGCCAGTGTGTGAACACAGGATTAGACACGATTATATGCGTTAATGTTAGTGCCTCTGTGTCTCTTACATTGGTAAATTTGCAGGAACGTCTCTGTGAGCTTGGCGGTGAACACAGGCTCCGGAAGGTCCCGGAAGTACTGCTTCAGCATGTCAGCCACGTCGTAGGCGGACTGGCCTTCGTAGTCCACGTGATCCGGGGAAGCCTCGTTCAGTCTTCTCAGCGCCTGGATCCGGGACTTCACCCCCGACTTCCGGAATATTCCGACCTGCCCAGAAAAAGTTTCTCAAATAAGGACATGATGTTTTTTTGACCAGGAAATAGGAATATGCACGTCGACCCGATATACCTTTGGACTCAATGTGCGGCTGTATTACAAAACTTGCAAAAGTAATTCAATAGATGAATTAAACATACTGGGCTCATTGTGCTTGAAATAAGTTTGACCGGCATTGACAGATAAAAGGGAGGAAAGCAAGGGACGGATGATACGGGTAATGTTCCCAGGGCAGAGATGAGTTCATTTCTGGGgcgaggggatgggggggcgggccCACCTGGTCGCGGCACCGGCTGCGGAGGTAGCGCATGGCCTGCTGGAtgctctgggggaggggctgcccGCTCCGCTGCACGTTCACCAGCGGGGGCACCCCAAACACGTTCTTATCTCTGTAATCCGGGGCTTTGCTCCTCTTCATGAACTTCGGTACGGTCCTGTAGAACAGGCACAAGGGAAGGGTGGACTTGCTTAAGAGCTCTAATTTGTTTATGAGTAATCTGTTCCATAAAGCCTCTGATTCAGGAATGAGGTATTAATAGAGCAGAAAGTACTGATCTTTCAGACGCTAAATATCTCAACCTAAGACTGAGGATTTGTCATAAGAGTAGGCAATTAGCACACATATTGGCACATACCCAAAAACATGTATAGCCTTTATCTCTGTTCTAAACCCACACTCTTttgttgtctgtctgtgtctctgcttccatctgtcattttgtttgtctgtctgtatgtctgcgtggttttttgtctgtctgtacatCTGCAGGTGTCTGTTTATCCATGGATCTacggtctctgtgtgtgtccgtggtTCTATgcagtttgttatttttgtgttcgGTTTGCCCACACACCAGCTCCAGCCTTGCTTGCTGGGGACGGAGTAGCGCTCCATGGTGGCGGTGAGCCTGAGCAGGGAGAACTTCTGCAGCAGGTTGAGCTGCGCAGCCGCCTGCCGGTTGATCTCCAGAGACGCAGACGTCAGGCTGGGCCTGTGCGAGTTCTGGAAGCTGTGCCAGCGCAGCTTCCTGAAGCACAGGCACGGGGAACCACAGTGAGCAACCACAGCAAACTGTTATTACAGCAACAAAGCTATAATTATACCTTTCCTTCAACGTCAATCTGAATCTAAGGCACTCTTGACAATATCTGGCAGAATTATCATTCATGTTAatataatgaatacaaaattataaatattattaatattatgaatTAGtattaatataatcaatatcATATTGTTTTCATCACCTGTTGGGCCTGGTCAGAGAGGCTCCCACTCCTGAATCCCGCCGCTCCCTCATGTCCTCATGCTCCTCGCCCTCGTTCAGCGAGTTTCCCGTGCTGTCCACGTCGCTGGCCGCCGTGCCCACGTCCGATATGGAGTGCTCCTCGAAACGCAGGCTCGGGGTGCAGACCGTCTCCACCGTCCCGCCCGAGATGAGGctgccctcctcttcctcgtcttccccctcctcctcgtcctccatCTCGGGGCAGATCTTGCGGGACCACATGTGGAGGCTGTGCTGGATCCCCTGGACATGCTGCAGGATGTCGTCCAGGTGCTGGGAGATGTCCTGGGGGGCCCCGCCCAGGGGGGGCTCCGGAATGTTGTCGTAAACGCTCCCCTCCGAGTCGCAGGAGCCCCGTCTCCAGCCAGTCAACCCCGGCGAATCAGCGGACTCGGCCCCGCCGACGCACGCATCATCGAGCGAGGCTCCACCCAcccgccacgccccctccaGTTCCTCGCCAGGACTAGGGGGACACAAGCTCTCCACAGACAGGGACCTGGGGAAGGTACCGGGCTTGTGGTCCGGGGGGAGGTGCACCACTTTCGCCCGCCgatccctccccctctgctccGGCGAATCGGAGGAGCTCGGCGGAACCTGGAAATCCTCCAGACAAAACCCACCACTCTGGGCCCTCCCCCAACGCCCAGTGCCGTTTGGCCCGTTCGCGGTCGAGGCCCTCCCCAGGGTCAGCGCCCGCCGCGCGAAAGGCGAccggctcctccccccgcctccgGGCAGCCTGTCACCAGCCGTGCAGGCCAGACTGGCGGGAGGGGGCGTGTCCGCTCCGGTGGCAGGGGGCGTATCCTGAGCATCGGCAGCCGCCCTCTcgctcccgctctccctctccttgcgGCGGAAGGACTCGATCCTGCGCAGGAAGCTCCTGGTGCGCCTCTTGGGGCGAGCGCGtccagggggcggagcttcggCGGGGGGCGGGTCGCTGTGCGAGGAGGAGGCGACCGTCGAGCTGGAGGAAGTGATGCGGGCGCTCTGCATGCCCAGGCTGCTGTTGCTATGCGACGAGGCCGCGCCCAGGTCGCTGAGGTCACTCAGAACGCTCTCCCTGCTGCCCCACTCCCCCTCGGAGGTCTGGGCATGCTCTACCCccggggagggggaaggggaggggtaCGAGAGGGCACCCAATCGGGACCATCTTTTACTGTCCCGCTGGAATGCCCACCGATCGCTGATTGCACATAGATCATCCTCTTCCGAATCCTCACTCTACAAggagacaaatacacacatgtacatactaACATATAACATACGTACATTTCTATACAggcacaaataaacacagacaaaaaatatcTCTACTAATAATCACAGGAATATCAGGTATATGAAGTTGTCATGTATACATTGTCAGTTAGCGAGATCTGCCGTGGGGAACCACCAAGTGACTGGTTTTGTATTATGCCATGACTGCATAATAATCTCACCGTTTTCTACTGTGAGATTATAATTGTGTTATTTATGTGTTCGTGTCCTGTGGTCTGCATCTAGGGTGAATTACCTTTCACACATTGGTTTATACAGCTCAGCATCCACAGCAGGAGCTCAGGCTACTGTACCACAGTGATAAGAGTGATAGAATAATGCACAACTATtatacacagattttttttccagagcgtAACTGAAGGTAAGAACAAGCTGTAAACATCCCACCCACCTCTTTCCGCTGAAAGTGGACTTCCAACTTCATGGACGCACACTTGTTCAGCGCTGTCAGCCTCCTGTGCAGAAACGGACAAACACAGAGATTAAAGGAGAGTTCCTGCACCTGGCAACCGCAAGTGTGTGATGAAAATAACAGGAAATTGTACGCTTCAAAAaagtctccctccctctctctctctctctctctcaattcattGCTTTATTGACATGACTCTATGAACAATCCCGCCAAAGCGAttcacaattaaacaattaacaatgacCCATATGAcatataatctctctctctctctttctctctctctctcactctctctctctctctccctctctctctctctctctctctctctctcatttccatGGTAATAGAATCATCATAATTCTTCAATTCATGATAGAAACACTTTTGGTTTAAAACTCGGTTTATTCCAGCGATTCGGCGGAGGGACTGGGAGCCTGTCAGTGTTTTCATGCCAATAAGCGTGGCATAAGGAGATTCCCGCACACAGAAGGGGTCCAGACTGAGATTGCACAGACAGACCATCTTTGCAGGCCTCTAGAAGGGGTGAAAGGTAGCATTTGATGACTGTACATCACTCAAGACCCTCAGCCCACGAATTTCACGCCATGCCAAATCCCAGCCCTACTGAGAAACAGAATAAATTGGatatttatttccaaatgtattcgactgaatgttttttttttcttccctacCCTCACTCACTGCAGCACTCTGAACCAGATATGTACGCCTTGGCTCTGAGATTTATTGCCATCAGTGTGATTTCCATGTTCTTTGACGAATAAGACCTcgcacttttttgtttttatgaataatCAAAGTACGAGTGTTCAGAATGCTGGTAGTGGTCAACGACCATGCaaattttccttctgtttctctgtaaagtACCTTTGCGACAgtcctctgtaaaaaaaaaaaaaaaagggctatacaaaatatattgaatttaaAGTTCAAAGCATAATTCAACTGCAAAGGGATTTTTCCAGAAGCTGGAGACATAGAGGGCGCTTCGGGGGGAGAACAGACAGGGCCGATTTACAAAGTTCACTTTCCCGCTCAGAGCTTCTCAGCCTTGCAGAAGAGCCCACTGGCACCTCAGAGGGGCTGTGGACTGGGGAGTCCCTCCTCAGGTAATGTTTCAAAATGAGCCAGTAGTTATACGTTAGAATAACTCAAACGCTGACTTGGATCCAACTGAGAgctcacacacattttaaagggCCAAGAAACTGTTTTAACTTACCTACAAAGCGATTTCAGTGAATCCTGGTCCAGAAAATCGTGGTCTTTTTTGACAGAGGAAATGTCAATGGGCAGCAGGCCATCTGAAAGGCAACGGGCAGAAAATCGAACACTTTCCCCCTTTGGATTTGACCAACAGAAACAGAGGGAGTAAAAAGAGCTGTCACAGATGCCCTTCTGGCATCTGCGATTTTCAGTTCAATCCAAGCGGGCGTAATCCAGTCACGCTTTCTCTTTAAGCCAGAACTCAGATCGATCGATCAACAGCTCAGTGTAGAAAGCAAGGCCCACATCTGATGTGTCTATCAAGTAAGTCTGTGCAGACTGCATGGCGAGAGGCCAACAATCATtgctccaaaaacaaaacaaaaacatccagcCATGACTGGGATTCTCACAGCAAAAAGCCCTTCCAGGTAAAAACAATTTCCAAAAGATCAGTGAGGAGTTCATCATTGAATTCTGACAATTTGCcaaacatacagacagatacgcacacacgcatgcacgcacgcatgcacacacacacacacacaacacaaacacacataagcaaacacacacgcacacagaaacacacacgtacagccACAGATACATGCATGGGCACACCGCATAATATTCACCAGGGCTCACTTTAATTCTGGTGAGATTAATCAGTAAGAAGATGCCCTAGAGAATAATCCATTCCAAAATGCTGATCAGTCGGCAGCTCattcttttacatttaattaacacAAGAACCCATTGAGTATTGCTCCATTatacttttttccatttgtggAATCTGCGTAACGGCATTACACTCTCGTTCTTCAGCTTATGTGTGCAGTCTACTCTCGTCTAACACAACCGCCAGGGAGCCAGACAGTACATTTCACTCTACGGGCTCCAGCACAACAGGGGAGCTCGTACCCCTCACTGACAGCTGATAGCACGCACATACCTGTCTGGCTGACTGCAGAACACCTTATCTCTAGAATGTCAGGACGAAAAGCAAAGTTCCTGTTTATGAGACTTGCTTCCGCTAAAAATCCTGGGAGTTTTTGTAAGCGCTGAGCTGACTGGTAAGTTCACTTAATGTAAACTCATCAGAGCTGCATTTATGGTGAGTGCATTTATAGACAATGGATATCACAAAAAATAAGGatcagatctgggtcaaatactaTAGTTAAAAAACCTTAACACAATTCAACTCCTTTCAGATTACTGAGAATGAACTAAAcccatctattttttttaatgtgcggAACAAAATTCTTATTTCATATCTTTAGGCTAGTAACGTGTTCTGTTTCAGGGGTCATTGAGATGTGTGGAGCACTCTCCACGCATTGTGGGGGTTCAATCTCCCGCTATGGTGCCTTTGGAGTTGTGATCCCTTCTATATCTGCGGGAAAAACAtggcaaaaaatatgaaaggagggcgtactgtctgctctcctcaaaaaaaataaaaataaaacacaaatatctCAGTTATATACATGAGGATATACAACTTTTACCGGCATCTAAAGAATTAaagcatgtaaaatatttatttgatccaggtctgtCCCCTCTCTTTTGTTTACACgcatgtagaattttttttgtgaggtAAAATTTGGGCATTAGCGCcacaaatggaaataattttcgACACCATCTGTATTTCTCTCCGCAGACTACTTTTaaagctctctttctctctctctctctctgcagggacTCTCCTTTTAAAGTCCCTACCCAGGAACAGCTCACTCTGAAAGCTCATTTTCTCTAAGTAGTGCGGCTGATAGCTTCTATTCCACAGATTGAGGATTTGCTCGTCCCCGCAGAGCAGGACAGGCCGCGCCTGACAGGCAGGTGATGAAAAGAGAGTTAAGATTGGCATTACTGAGAGGCTTCATCTTCCTGCGTCGACACGAAATCCCATTCCTCCACTTCCACGTATTCAATGAAAGAGTGCGAGGATTAATGCTATAACAACAAaggtaataaaatgaaaactctCCATTCTGCATTCATTCACAGGAAATCTAACTTCCCagtgtggaaaataaataagtacgtaagcaaataaataagtaaatgaatgaatgaatgaatgaatgaatgaacgaacgAATCCTGCGTCTATTGTCATTCTTGCTACATCATGTCCTGCTATtgtttttccctcttcctctgttcAAGGCCACAGAAAAAAGCATGCTGATACACCAGTCCTGAAATACAGAAACGCAGAACCCAATCACAGTCCCTAAACACCACAACTCCTGCTTGTGCATCTCTTTATCCTAGCCAATCCTTAGCCAGTATCCCAgtgcttgttttctttctcccacATGCAACTCATCTGGCTTCAACAGAGAACAAGAATGCCTCCGACAAGAATGCCAAATGGGGTTCGATATTTAATACgaacattgctttggaattaAGATCGCCCTAATGACAGAGTGGCAGCTGGTTCAATTATCTTCCGTCTGGCCACTCCAGTGATCTGCCTGATTAGCCCAGTTTGCTGGGGAGCTCTTAATGCTAGTCGCACATCGCGCTAGTGTTTATGGCATCCGGCCATTAGCGAGCTTTCATGcagttttgctttttctttgttCAGAAGTTTGATTATGCAACCACATACTTCAGCAACTGTACTTTTATGTTGTGCATATGTAGGTTCCCGTTTTCAACAGCACCGCCAGTTAATCTGTTGCTCTATTGCAAAGTTCAAAGAAGTTCaactgtgtctgtctgaattGTTTTTAAGTTAGGGGGTGTTCAAAAAAGTGCGAACATAAAAATTCAATGCAAAATTATTTGTTGCAAAGTGAGAAACAAGAGTTATAATGAACTACGGTCCTGGGTGACATTCCCGTCTGTATAATTACACATAATTTACCTGTAATTTCAACTGTCACATATTAAACAGTAATCACAACACCTCTATAAATAGAGTATATTAATACCAGAAGAACAAACCGGATTCATATTCAGAAAGTTTCTCAGAGTAGCACTCCTGATCTAAAATTAGTTTTACCACTAAACTTATAATGGATAAGTTTAGAATATTACCATGAGCTAAAGGCCAAAGCTGGTCATGGATCAGCATTGCTActttatgttttatgaatacTGTCCTGAAGAGTAACCCCTTTTGTTCTCAGATCCAACACTGACAAAACATGTTCAGATCTTTAACCACaaatcaaaaaaggaaaaataaagttgCTGTATGAGAAAATAAACTTGGGAAAAAGGTGTTGGTTCAACATGCCAAATAATCATAAGGGCACATTACTTTTAATGTGCAGGCTATTGTCCAACAACAGCCATGTTGTGTTTATGAAATAAACAGTATCCTGTAACAGTATACTGTATGCACAAGTACAATGCACACATggcctaaatgtaaatgtaaaatctaAATGAAATGCTACATGTACAAATTAATTGTGGGTTGGTGTGACATTGTTGGTGATATCAGTAATTTAAGAATAATTATATTCAACCCCTACTATCAATCCACCTCAATTATTCTTCCTCAGGAATATTGCACCAGCAATGACCCCTAGTTTTggattattaaattaattattttaagcatttctgaaaaagaaaacacatatacatttatttccagaaaaCACATTGCATAAATATACCTTTAATTAATAGCAATTTCATAATATAGCCTACGCTACAATttagaaccaatcagattgtaTAGTTTTTAGTGGAAACCAATCACATAAACTTCCCATTCTAGACACTAGTAAAAAGAGTGTATAACATTGAGGCTAGCTGTGCTATAAAAGCAATGCACTGCAAGTACAATTGGGACGGTTACCTTCATAGAGATGTGCATATTGCGGAAATCCAGCTGCTCGAAGCCAATCACACGCTTCTTTCGCCTCATGTTCTGAaagataaataagtaaataaacttATAAGCTTGTGCCACCCTTAATTACAAGCTGAATTAGAAGTTGATTTTAAAGAGCTGTTTAAAACACCAAAGGGATATTTTCCATCTTCAATTCCAGCTTCTTTTCTCCAATCTCTTGGGTCAGCAGCATTCCTTAGCAGTCTTTGTGATAAATTTTCAttctgcttttttcatttttcagcctGAATGCTCCTATGTTTGGGGGAGTGGGTACACTTTATGTCTGGTTTATTGACATACATATTGACACCCTAATCATCCCATGTTAACATCTAGTCTATAAATTAGAAATGAAAAGTCCAATGCATTATGCGGCCATTGCCACCAGAGAAACTGCATTATAGATGCAAAGAACACAGTCACATCTGTTTGACTTCctgttcaaatatttatttatggaaattAAGCGACAACTGGTTTATTGACACTTCTGCTGAGAATCATACGTCCCTGGCAAGTATTGCTCGCCACACCTTTGTCCTCTACCTCTGAGTGTCATACTGCAGCTTGCTGCAAAAGGTACATCAAATAAAGTCAATAACATCTGTGAATTCCCCGCACAGGAAGATATTCTCATACAGGGATACTGAAGCCTGCTCCTGGGAAACCAGAGGGTCTGCTTTTTCTTCAAATCACCTGAAATCAGCTTTCCACTGCATAAAGAGTACCAGGGATATCCTGGCTATTCACATTCGCATCTCGGTTTCCAGAAGTTCACTGGAACCAAACAAGGTAAACTGAGCTCTCAGAAGTGAAAAAGGACTACGTTGAAAGCCACCAGCTCCACAGTACTGCCAGATTGATGCAGATCATCTACCTAAGGGGGTGACTTTTGGGAGAACGTTTGCTGCAAAAACGAACTTCAGTTGGTTGTACAAACTAAATGACATAAAATTTGGTGTTTGTGGAGAAAACAAAACTCCCCATTGACTTTGGTCACCGCAGTGCACACAGCCTTCTTGGCCAAACTTTTCTCCATAAGCACGtcattttacataattttgttCATATGAACTAGCCGAAGTTTCCACAGCAAATATACACCCAGCTTTAGGATCAACGAAAGGTGAACTTCACCCCTCGGGCGAGTGGATCGACAGTTTGAATTCTGGCTGCATCAGCATGGGTTTCTGTAAGGTGAAGTCTATGAAGTATATGTGTATAAAGGTAAGCTATTGCTTCTGTCAGTTCCTGTCAATGTCAATAAGGGTAAACGTACGCTAGTGCTTCTTCATGCCAATGTCAATAGGTGCAAGCTAATGTCACTACTTGCAAATAGCCAACAGCGAAATTTCACCTCTTTGCTACCCCTTTCATCGCTGCACAACTTCAGAATTTCTATCCCTTCTTTATCTTTCCTTTGAAGGAACTCTAATACAGGAATATGAACAGCTCCTTCTGAAACTTATCCAGCTCCAATCATATATGAAAGCAAAGATACTGTCATGCTATCTTTTATCTCTtatatattcattaatatttatctgGGTGTAATCCACATTTAATTAGGATTCCATCAGTGTCTTGCCCCAATTACAGACATCTATAACTCAATTAAGTCCAGTttcctctttaaaaatgcattagctTTTTCAGGAGGGAGGTATAACATCAAAACCCACGCTACACCACAAGGGCAGTTTTCTACATTCATTTGCATCTCAGAGGAGAAGGAATTTGAATGGCATCAATCAagtgcacagagcacacagatgctccatataatttaaatttttcttattaaaatgtCATGATGACACGTGGATCATGTTTGCACGGTAACCCTTCTTGTTCTTGCTGGACTGGTCGCCATATTCTCTGGATTCGGTGATTGTGAGTCGTTCCACAAGCACACCTCCTTGGACAGAACAACTCAATATTCACTTAGGGTCACAGCCAAGAGCCAAGTGAGGCTGTCATCACTCCTCCCACTAATGGAgcaggcgggagggggggggggggggggggggtggagactgGTCTGATCGATTCATCTTCAAAAGATTCAGAGAAGCTTTCATTCTGAGGGAACGGTATCAGTGCGTCATGGCTCAAACAACCCACATAGACACACCAGGAAACATTTAAGCAGACCCGCCATTTAGAAGTCTTAAAAATGAACGATGGCTTTATAGCCCTTATAAAACcagaccttgatatgcacttttgtacgtcactttggataaaagcctctgctaaataaatgtaatgtaatgtaagaagctTCTGTAGGCTCCCCATTCTCGCTCCAATGCAACATCCAACCTAGTTTTTTGTGATAGATATTTAATTTCGCTTTCCCTTTTCCCCAATTTGGAAGGCACGGTTTTCTTTGTAGGCCCAGTCTCATCACTGCGGCATCCTACTTCTGATCAAGGGGACACGAACATGTTCTCTCCTTCAAAGCACGTTCTACCAGCCACGCTCTTTTGATTCTTCAAGGGCATGCTCTATGGGCTGCTGGCACCTCAGGCTGAAGAACATCCAATCACCAAGGTGCAGAGTGAGACATGGACAATCCTGCTAACCGCAATCCTGGACAATGCTGAGGCCAATTACGTTACACCCTGCAGAGCTACCGACCACAGTCACCACTGGCAcggcctggattcaataaaaGATCAAGGGGTGCATTCATACACTCAGCgtaaaatgtgaattatttgcatGGTAGATGCATGGGGTAGATTTGCACAGATTTTTCACCTGCGgccaaaaaaacagcatggGAACAGATTCAGTTCAAATTCCCTGTGCAGTCATATTTGAAGCCAGGGGGAATTTCACTTTGAACTCTTTCACCGAATCTATCTATGAGGTTTTCATTTCTCCGTTTTTATGGTAATAACtgattaaaattcaaaatgacagcTTAAGTCTGAAAAACAGAGACTTGTTGGGTTATGGGAATCCCCCTCCCTATTGCTAGCCTAGCTCTTTGGAATCAGCACCTCGGCATGCTCCCAATATCGATGTGAATTCTTTGTTTCATCATATTTTTTTAGGCTTTTTTCATTGTGTGACTTCCATATTTTTTGGAAGTCATACAGTTTCCAACATAAGAGCTACTGCCCACTGGAGCTGAAACTCATCTCTCATTTGATGACAGTCCCCTGCAATTTCCAGGTAAATTGCTCGGAAGCGCTACTACCATGGAGACCCAAGAATCCTTTGGGGGGTCCATTCATTACAATGGGAAAAATGTAATGCCTTGTAGC is a window from the Anguilla anguilla isolate fAngAng1 chromosome 3, fAngAng1.pri, whole genome shotgun sequence genome containing:
- the LOC118223610 gene encoding stAR-related lipid transfer protein 13-like isoform X4, with the protein product MRRLLKEHEAKEACDWLRAAGFPQYAHLYEDGLLPIDISSVKKDHDFLDQDSLKSLCRRLTALNKCASMKLEVHFQRKESEDSEEDDLCAISDRWAFQRDSKRWSRLGALSYPSPSPSPGVEHAQTSEGEWGSRESVLSDLSDLGAASSHSNSSLGMQSARITSSSSTVASSSHSDPPPAEAPPPGRARPKRRTRSFLRRIESFRRKERESGSERAAADAQDTPPATGADTPPPASLACTAGDRLPGGGGRSRSPFARRALTLGRASTANGPNGTGRWGRAQSGGFCLEDFQVPPSSSDSPEQRGRDRRAKVVHLPPDHKPGTFPRSLSVESLCPPSPGEELEGAWRVGGASLDDACVGGAESADSPGLTGWRRGSCDSEGSVYDNIPEPPLGGAPQDISQHLDDILQHVQGIQHSLHMWSRKICPEMEDEEEGEDEEEEGSLISGGTVETVCTPSLRFEEHSISDVGTAASDVDSTGNSLNEGEEHEDMRERRDSGVGASLTRPNRKLRWHSFQNSHRPSLTSASLEINRQAAAQLNLLQKFSLLRLTATMERYSVPSKQGWSWTVPKFMKRSKAPDYRDKNVFGVPPLVNVQRSGQPLPQSIQQAMRYLRSRCRDQVGIFRKSGVKSRIQALRRLNEASPDHVDYEGQSAYDVADMLKQYFRDLPEPVFTAKLTETFLQIYQWVPKEQQLQAAQAAVILLPDESREVLQTLLYFLSDIASALGNQMTAGNLAVCLAPSIFHLNVSKKEGSSPRLIHGRNTTNKPDHRDLNENMAATHGLGHMIVECKKLFQIPPDMMLQSRNSYLAADTHPLPLHGLGINLKGEPVDYRAFLEDSIQCLLREMAEKSRGWHSATAPSNTELAYKKVGDRPPIRLWRSSTEIEAAPTAVLHRVLRERHLWDDDLLHSRVIEALESNTEVFHYVTDSMAPHPRRDFVVLRRWRSDLPRGACLLVSSSVDHDAARLEAGLQALLLTSRWLIEPVGPGRSRLTHYCRADLRGRSPEWYNKVFGHLCAVEVARIRDSFPVFVQGQEARL
- the LOC118223610 gene encoding stAR-related lipid transfer protein 13-like isoform X3, translating into MRTQNKSDSLLREREHEAKEACDWLRAAGFPQYAHLYEDGLLPIDISSVKKDHDFLDQDSLKSLCRRLTALNKCASMKLEVHFQRKESEDSEEDDLCAISDRWAFQRDSKRWSRLGALSYPSPSPSPGVEHAQTSEGEWGSRESVLSDLSDLGAASSHSNSSLGMQSARITSSSSTVASSSHSDPPPAEAPPPGRARPKRRTRSFLRRIESFRRKERESGSERAAADAQDTPPATGADTPPPASLACTAGDRLPGGGGRSRSPFARRALTLGRASTANGPNGTGRWGRAQSGGFCLEDFQVPPSSSDSPEQRGRDRRAKVVHLPPDHKPGTFPRSLSVESLCPPSPGEELEGAWRVGGASLDDACVGGAESADSPGLTGWRRGSCDSEGSVYDNIPEPPLGGAPQDISQHLDDILQHVQGIQHSLHMWSRKICPEMEDEEEGEDEEEEGSLISGGTVETVCTPSLRFEEHSISDVGTAASDVDSTGNSLNEGEEHEDMRERRDSGVGASLTRPNRKLRWHSFQNSHRPSLTSASLEINRQAAAQLNLLQKFSLLRLTATMERYSVPSKQGWSWTVPKFMKRSKAPDYRDKNVFGVPPLVNVQRSGQPLPQSIQQAMRYLRSRCRDQVGIFRKSGVKSRIQALRRLNEASPDHVDYEGQSAYDVADMLKQYFRDLPEPVFTAKLTETFLQIYQWVPKEQQLQAAQAAVILLPDESREVLQTLLYFLSDIASALGNQMTAGNLAVCLAPSIFHLNVSKKEGSSPRLIHGRNTTNKPDHRDLNENMAATHGLGHMIVECKKLFQIPPDMMLQSRNSYLAADTHPLPLHGLGINLKGEPVDYRAFLEDSIQCLLREMAEKSRGWHSATAPSNTELAYKKVGDRPPIRLWRSSTEIEAAPTAVLHRVLRERHLWDDDLLHSRVIEALESNTEVFHYVTDSMAPHPRRDFVVLRRWRSDLPRGACLLVSSSVDHDAARLEAGLQALLLTSRWLIEPVGPGRSRLTHYCRADLRGRSPEWYNKVFGHLCAVEVARIRDSFPVFVQGQEARL